CCCACAAACTGCGTGGGAGAGGGAACGTACTGCGGTTCGACGTGGGCCGATGCGCTGTTGCTCGGTTGAACAGCGGGGGTGATCGGGTGTAAGCGGTAGCGCAGCCGTGGCTTGCGTCCCGTACTTCGCCGATGGAGCGCGGATGCCGCGACGGGCGTTTGGTCGCGTGTCGTGAGGTGCGGCAGCGGTAAGTATCGGTTTTTCTCCGGGGAGGGCGAACTGGGGTCCCGGGTCTTCCGTAGATGGAAGATGGCGGGACCGTCGTGTTTCCATCGACGGAATCTGCCGGAGGGAGTGGAGGGTTGGGCGGCGTCACATCCACCTGCTCCACCCATGGCGGCGGTTCGGGAGAGATGGAAGCGGCGAGGCGCGAATCAAGCGCGGGGTGGTGGAACGATGAGCGGGCCGCCTCCCGAGTGGAGACGGCCCGCTGTTCATCTACCGAAATTCCTGCCATACATCTTCCGAATCCGACCCGATCATCTGCGGGCTGCCTGATCGCGCGGGTCGGCGAGTCTGCGCGGGCGGAGAGTGGCGGATGCGATAAATCGCACCCCTACAACAAGATGCGTGGGTCTAGTCCGCTTCGCCTTCGAGGTAGGTGTAGCCTGCGAGGCCGGCGATGTAGTCGGCGATGAAGGCGTTGGCTTCCTGGCGGGTGAGCTTCTTCTTGGCGTTCTGCACCTTCTTGCGGAAGGTGGCGACCAGGTCCTGCGCGCTGAACTGCACGTAGTTCAGCACCTCGGTGATGGTGTCGCCGTGGACCAGGTCGCCGATCTCGTAGCCGCCGCCCTCCGCGAGGCGGATGTGCACGGCGTTGGTGTCGCCGAACAGGTTGTGCAGGTCGCCCAGGATCTCCTGATAGGCACCGGTGAGGAAGATGCCCAGCAGGTACGGCTTGTCGTGGTCGAAGCTGTGCAGCTCCAGGCTGGGCTTGGGCTTACGCCAGCCGGTGAACTGGTCGATCTTGCCGTCGGAGTCGCAGGTCACGTCCTGCAAAGTGCCGCGGCGCGTGGGCTCCTCGTCCAGCCGGTGGATGGGCATGATGGGGAAGAGCTGGTCGATGGCCCACGAGTCCGGCAGCGACTGGAAGAGCGAGAAGTTGCAGAAGTAGCGGTCGATGAGGATCGCGCTCAGCTCCGGCAGGATGTCCTCGTACTCCTCCTCGTCCTGCGCCGCCAGCTTCGCCACCCGGTTCATGATGGCGAGGTACAGCCGCTCGGCGATGGCGCGCTCGCGCAGGGAGAGCACGCCGCTGTTGAAGAGCGTGACCATCTGCTCCTTGGCGAACGAGGTGTCGTGGTACACCTCGCGCACGCTGCGCTCGTCCAGCTCCTTGTACGTGGCCGCCAGTTCCTGCACCAGCGTGTGCTCGTCTTCCGTCACCGCGTCCGGGCTCTCCTCGATCTGCGTCTCCAGGTCGATGACGTTGATGAGGAGCAGGGCGTGGTGCGCGGTGAGGGCGCGGCCGGACTCGGAGATGACGTGCGGCATGGGCACCACGTTCTCGCGGCACGCCTCGGCCAGGCCGTAGATGATGTCGTTGGCGTACTCCTGGATCGAGTAGTTCACGCTGGCCGACGCGGTGCTGCGCGAGCCGTCGTAGTCCACGCCCAGGCCGCCGCCCACGTCCACGTACTCGATCTCCACGCCCATCTGCCGCAGCTCCACGTAGAAGCGCGCCACCTCACTCATCGCCAGCTTGATGTTGCGGATGTCGGGGATCTGCGAGCCCAGGTGGAAGTGGATGAGCTTGAGGATGTCCAGCTTGCCGGCTGCACGGAGCTTGTCCAGCACGCGCACCAGTTGGGAGGAGTTGAGGCCGAACTTGCTCTTCTCGCCCGCCGTCTCGCTCCAGCGCCCGGCGCCGGTGGTGGAGAGCTTGATGCGCACGCCGGCGGTGGGCTCCACGCCCATCTCGGCGGCGACCTTGAGGAGGATGTCGACCTCGCTGATCTTCTCCAGGACGATGAGGACCTGGTGCCCCAGCTTCTGGCCCATGAGGGCCAGGCGCATAAACTCCTCGTCCTTGTAGCCGTTGCAGACGATCAGGTGGTCGGTGCGCTCGGTGAGGGCGAGCACGGCCTGGAGCTCGGGCTTGCTGCCCACCTCCAGCCCCACGCCGTGCGTCTCGCCGAACGCCACGATCTCTTCCACCACGTGGCGCTGCTGGTTGACCTTGATGGGGTACACGGTGGTGTACTGCCCGTCGTACTGGTACTCGCGGATCGCGTTCTGGAACCGGTCGGCCAGCGT
This genomic window from Longimicrobiaceae bacterium contains:
- the speA gene encoding biosynthetic arginine decarboxylase, with product MPRREAEIDAEQKTTEWTTEDSRELYNVEGWGVGYFDINERGHVTVHPTKEPERGLDLFELAMDMEAQGVALPLLVRFSDILRTRIETLADRFQNAIREYQYDGQYTTVYPIKVNQQRHVVEEIVAFGETHGVGLEVGSKPELQAVLALTERTDHLIVCNGYKDEEFMRLALMGQKLGHQVLIVLEKISEVDILLKVAAEMGVEPTAGVRIKLSTTGAGRWSETAGEKSKFGLNSSQLVRVLDKLRAAGKLDILKLIHFHLGSQIPDIRNIKLAMSEVARFYVELRQMGVEIEYVDVGGGLGVDYDGSRSTASASVNYSIQEYANDIIYGLAEACRENVVPMPHVISESGRALTAHHALLLINVIDLETQIEESPDAVTEDEHTLVQELAATYKELDERSVREVYHDTSFAKEQMVTLFNSGVLSLRERAIAERLYLAIMNRVAKLAAQDEEEYEDILPELSAILIDRYFCNFSLFQSLPDSWAIDQLFPIMPIHRLDEEPTRRGTLQDVTCDSDGKIDQFTGWRKPKPSLELHSFDHDKPYLLGIFLTGAYQEILGDLHNLFGDTNAVHIRLAEGGGYEIGDLVHGDTITEVLNYVQFSAQDLVATFRKKVQNAKKKLTRQEANAFIADYIAGLAGYTYLEGEAD